The genomic interval atttccaagtaagcaagtgtgatatttactgtacatatagactgtctttagtggcaggctagcacataccgttgacttgcgctagcctagcacctgcaaactctgcaattagaaggactggatgaaacgtgttgaaaacagtctccactgataaatatcacacttgcttacttggaaatgaggtcctatatccaaaatcctgaaccactcCTTTAATGAAGCAGTGCACACTGTGCAGTTTGTTAAGCCCCACACACTACTCCTGTGGTCCATGAACTGCATATCACATGCTGCTTTTTCAATTTAGATTTAATTGATGTTTAACAGATGTTTAACAACGTGTATAATTCATGTTTCAATGCCAATTCAAAATTCATATGAAGCGAGACACATGACTAGGCTAATGGCCGTTAGCTAGCTGACTAAAAATTCAAATTAAGCAGGACTCGCATGACTTTCGGCCTAGTCCCGCTTCATTCACTGTCCAAAAGCTAACTTTACTTGACCAGTAAGACATTACTTGGAAAATGATGCAAAAACCTCAGCGGGTGCCATCATGATTATTGTATGACTAATTAAGTATAAAGACATCATAAGCACAAATACTTGCCTGCTAACTGCTAAATGTGTGCTGATTCAACTGGCCACCCATTAGTAGGCTTTTTCACACCGATGCTGCGGCACTCGACAAGATACTCTTTTTCCGTGTTTTCAGGGTCAAATTCTATGACCCAATTTATGGGCACTATGCTAAGGGCGCCTTTATCATTCCCCTTCGACCAGCTCACAAGAGCAAACTTCATTTTCTCTCCTAACCGCGACCACATGCAGAGAACAGTACACTGTTAGACGTCGTTCTTCGCGcccgatttttttttatatggctCTGTTCGCGCCTGGTTAAGGTGTCTATGGTAACAACTAGCTCGGCCAATCAGAGACGTTACCGTAGGGTTCTGGGTAGTGTTGTAAAATTCTGCTGGTTAACTTAGCGTTTTAGCATCTGTGTCATTGCATTACAATGTGCTCGCTGTAAAAAACATAGAGAAAATGGATGGGATATTACCTTCTGGAAACCATGTGAGTCGTCACTGCTGCGGTCTTTTTTGATGCTGTGGCGGGTTCCGTTCTTCCCATCGCTTGAAGAGAGGTATCGATATGGACGGAAGGAGAAGGAAATACGTTGCCCCAGATTCAAAATATGAGATTCCATCAAGAACAAGGAGATACTGGAAAAGGAGGTTTGTGTTTTACTCTAACCTAGTCTAGTTAACTTACATTATTAAATAGTTGCTCTGTATTTAGGCTGTTGTAGTTctgtggtttgtgtgattttacAAGCTTGTGACTTAGCTAAACGTAGCTAGCATGATGCAGCACACTGGCTAGCAAACTTAGCCACTCattttcacgtgtgtgtgtgtgtgtgtgtgggggggggggggggcagtggtggaatgtaacgaagtacaaatacttcgttactgtacttaagtaaattttccacgtatttgtactttacttaagtagaatttatagtgcatacttttgacttttacttcgttacattttacagcaattatctgtacttttactccgctacatttctacaacaccatcgttcctttttatgatacattttatgatcagattttttttctctctgacaaacacgtttgttttaccaggcggcggggttgctaccaaagattctggagcgctacgtgcccagcttctaaatctttaaaacataagcttctaatctagaccaggcaaagcgtgagcttgtagtcATCTGCATtcagtaggctatattcaccagacccatggctacactggacatgcaactgtgttctgtgcctttctctgtctgttatctgaagcgttagggcctcctctgcgatgagattgctatccgcggatcagcgaagttacaggctatgtccatgcttctgtcacacgtctgatcatttgcggcacaaatgaatggtagactattatagaaccgctggccgaaaaaaacgtagcattttccagattaggaaatatttcttaattgtgtgtgatcaaataaagaggcatagcctacaattggggggtagaaatgtgagcgctcattcaatgtctatgtgcgtctgcgcaagtgaaactgaacctaatcataacacctttctcagcaacttttctgttcaatcagcagaattggcattacgatccatccgacgtttcccttgtctaccccgttaaacttcaggctctcgtgttttgctgaatgatattttactcagcagatcaccctagtagataaccagaattacagtctctagaattttaggtcagaatgtaaactgggccacagatggtaagcacaattgcattagcttaaatctagtcgagtataacctaaaactagcttaattaaaatgccacagcccatactaatctttcttttagaatatagatattaagagaataaatcattatgcaaatacttttacttttaatacttaaagtacatttaaaagcaggtactttttacttttacttaagtagggttgtcattgtggtacttttactaaagtaaatatttctctgtgtatttgtacttttacttaagtactgagattcagtacttcctccaccactggggGTTGGCATACATGTTATACGCTCAGAACAGCCTCTGACAATAGATTTTTTTTCCATTCTTATTCTAGGAAGCTGGTTGAGGCCATCAACATGCACCTGTCAAAACAGGGAATGGTGAGTCATGAACATGAccttttgtgtgtattttagtgACAATATGCTGCACTAAATGGCCACAATTTAATCAGATAACTGAAATAATAATCTTTCTTGATTAGTATCTATTTACAATGTTGAGCATAGTCTTGTGTCAGACCCAATGTTTAGTGGGATAATCGGAAAGCCCACCATTTGAGAGATTTGGTGGCAAAAACTTATCATTGCTATCCACTTTGCAGGCGGTTGGCATTTGGCCCTTTTTTAAGAGAGTATTATTTTTTTGCTATGATGTATTAAATATTGATATGAAGTACAGCTTACTTCAGGTAATTATAATGCAATGCATCCAACATGGAtgtatgtgtatacagtataacCATGTATACCATTCATATGCTTTGTCTTAAACTGGATCAGGAGTCCTCTGACCTCGACTCTGACAACGGCTCAGAAGACGGACACGATGGTGGTGGGATTACTGTAAGTAATCTACTAATAACTACTACTAACTGTTCTGTGTTTGACTGTTTCACTGATAGTACTTCCTCTAAGACCTCTCTGTTCTTACACAGCAGAACTTGGATCAGGAGTCCTCTGACAACAGGTCTGAAGATGCACATGATGGTGATGACATTACAGTAAGGAATTTTAACTGGCCAATGATCTCGCATATGATTTTGTTGTCTTCAAACTTAAACttgtttgctttcttttttcacCTAACCTGATGAGCTTAAGCCTTATTTTTACCCTGTATACACCAATGCCACAAACTTCCTAGAGTTTGTCAACTTTTCCTTGGACTTGTATTTTCCCCTTACAGAGCCTGCACACAGACCCTGAATCAGAAGAGCTACCACCAAATTTGAGCCAAACAACAGAGTCCTCAATCTTCAGTTTTGAGGACagtgttgaccttggtgtgTTTGAACCACTATGGCAAAcacaccaaggtcaacactGTCCTCAAAAATCCATTACTGACTCTGAATCCATTGGCAGTGGAGAAGAATTTCCCATGGAAGACAGCACGGACAAGTCAGTAAATGAAGAATCACATTTGGGAGTAGACGTTAATGAAAGGCTTCCTCCAGTAAATGATGAGCCACTTTACACAGGCTCACAACTGACAAAAGCTCAGAGTTTTTTTACTTATACTTTCATATGCTTTGAGACACTCACTTACTGGTGTGGCCCTGTCTGATCTTTTAGATTTTATTAATATCCACTGTCCAGAAAATGTTCTAACTTCAAAGCATCTGTTCCTGAAAGAGCTTAAACCAATACAAGGGCACCTAGAATGTCACATATACTGTCTTAACTGTGAATATTACATTGGTGACCAAGTCACTGAAGGGCAGTGTTCTGTATGTAACTCTACATGGGATAGAAACAGCTCACAGAAGAGTGGCAATACACTATATCTTTGAATATTTTACAATATTCAAAGAGAAGATATTGCATGTTGTCTTAAGTCAGGAAATGTCACATGTAATTCAGAAAGTTATGATGACATATGTTGTGGTAAAATGTATCATAATCTGAACAAAGATGGTGGCCCACTAGATAGTCCAAATGCATTCTCCTTAACATTAAATTGTGATGGAGTTCCAGTATTCAAATCATCTCAGTATGCAATTTGGCCATTGCAAGGGATGGTAAATGAGCTTCCTTATCATGTCCGTAAAGAGAATGTTTTACTTTTTGGCCTATGGTTTGGTGCTAAAAAGCCAAATGTTAATACATTTTTGAAACCATTCACAAAAGAGTGTCAGTCATTGTCAACGGTTGGCTTCAAGTTACACAGAAACAACACTGTGAATAACTGTAGAGTGATAGCAGCTGTTATGATGTGTGATTCAGTTTCCCATTATGCAAAATATAACTCAATTTAATGGCCATTATGGGTGCAGCCTCTGCCTACATCCAGGTGAACAAGTTCCAAAGGGAAATGGAACCGTTAGGGTATATCCATACAAAGATGTTCCAAAAAGAGATCATGCTACAACCCTGACTGATGCAAGGGAGGCTGTGCGCACCACCCAATCTGTGAGAGGCATTAAAGGGGTCACATGCCTTGTCAACATCCCACACTTTGACATCATATCAGGAATGCCTCCTGACCATATGCATAATATACATCTTGGAGTTGTTAGGCAAATAACAAGCATGTGGCTGGATAGTGAACACCATGGGGAGCCATACTATATTGGTAATCGTATTCCTGAGCTCGACCAACAACTCATGAGAATTAAACCACCTTGCAATATCACAAGAGTGCCCCGCTCTTTTCAGCAAAGGAAGTTTTGGAAAGCCAGTGAATGGCAGAACTGGTTACTTTTTTATAGCATCTTTGTGCTAAAGGGAATACTCCCCCATGCATTTTACCAGCACTGGTTAATCCTTGTCACCTTCATGTATTTGCTATGTAAGGACACGGTCACATCAGAGGCGTTAAAAAGATGTGAAAAGCTAGTTGTTGAGTTTGTCAAACAGTTTGAAACACTGATGGAAAGGCAAATGTGTCATTTAATGTACATTTATGTCTTCATTTGCCAGACTCTGTGAGAAATTGGGGACCTTTGTGGGCACATTCAGGATATATTTTTGAGTCTTTTAATGGGGAGATACTGAATATGTTTCATGGCACGCAGTGTGTTCCCCTACAAATAATGAAACAAATTCACATATAGACAAGTGTTGCCTCTTTTGAAAAACAATGCACTTAGAAATGCTGTGCCTAAATGTATACAGCTGTATAACAACTTGACTGGTGAAAAAAAGCTGAAACAGTTTGAAAGAGTAGCAGATCAAGTTGTGACCCTTGGTCTACACTTTGTGCGAAAACTTACTAACGAAGAGATGCTGGCTATGAGAGAGACATTTTCAGTCACCACGGATACAATTGTGAAAATATTCAGCAGGATTTTGGTCAAAGGAGAACTGTATTACTCAGAGCAATTCACTAGAGTAATGAAAAGGAACAGCTTCACTGTTTTGTTGGACAATGGACACATAATCACTGTGTATTATTACATTGTGGTAGAGACTTGATAACGGAAAATGTTTTGCTGTTGGAAGACGGTATGACAAATCACACAGTTCAGTTGCAAATTTAGAAAATGTGGTTGGCTTGAAAAGAGTGTTATAAGGCAGGAAACAGGTTTTTGATATGAAATTCAATAGGAAATGTATGTTAGTTGATCTGCCACATTATGCCAACCTTTATGCATGTATTCCTCCATGTTCCAGTGTGGAGGACTGAAATGCCATGTTGATTATGAAATgtcatgagaaaaaaaatgttgaggATGAAATGTCATGTGGAGAAATAAAAAGTGGACTCTTGTACTTTTTGCTGTAatgatttcttttaaaatacTCTGCCACTTACATTTTACCATATATGAATCAATACATAGCCATATATAGTCTATCCATATGGCTttataatgtaaaatataatgaaTGTCATGCTAAATGTGATTTGGAGCCTGGAGCTTGCTTAACTCAAAAAAATACTTTGTTACAATAAACATACATGCAATAATGTAATACAGGTTTGTTTGCACAGCAATACACTCTAAAATATATTAATCAATACATAGCAATATGTTGTCCATCCATGTATTGCTATATATTTTCAAATATATGTCTAAGTTTCTCATATATTGAAATATATATCCCAATTTCGTCTCCCTTCAACCTTAATGAGAACGACACAATTTCAGTGTGTGGAAACCAAAGGTTTTttttaagatggcaaaagtttgagtagctccgctggtgggaaaacgcatgggactcatgagttagtgctgtcctattgcgtggagagggaatttgaaagacaaccgattatagagcccatccgctaaacccccagtggacctctagattgaaaaatcgtcaatgcaagtgaatgtgagaaaataattattttctggtcccgtttgaattgtgccatgaatgtgaacatatgttgtctgtgaatttttaatataatttttcatgttacgagtttgacagtatattatatgattattcggctatcagttgtggaaaagacataacgagaaagactacatgtcgcctgtgacgtgagctagctctaatcgctaacattagctgagatgctagtttttgtaacggcaggaataaacacacatggtaacaaaaatattcaaaacatgtctagcttcactcaacacattaacactatgatacagtgtgattgtaaagttgtatggttcactgtgttcaaagtcgatcttaattaaccctctacatctcgaccaactgatggttgttatgggaaactagttaGCTGTCTCCtagcggaaagttgtagtccacaaagtgctcccacacaaagtttaaccgcatcaaacttctacccgctcaattgtagcattctttacacaaaaatgtatattaaaaattcacagacaacatatgttcacatttatggcaaaattcaaacgggaccagaaaataattattttctcacattcacttgcattaacgatttttcaatctagaggtccagcggggatagcggaaagggcgggacttacccgcccctcggactgagcactgccaatggtgagtccccagaccctacattttaatgtgggccCTTCACTGGATCACAAACTGAAAGCAATAGCCTATGAACTGCCGCGGAGTAGCCTATAGTTATGAGCTTCAGCAGCAGCAAAATTAATTCTAGGATCATAGTAGGCTATGTAGTTATACAATGGTCGTCTAGTttgcactgaaaaaaaaaacagtgcacATAGAGTAACACAGTCCCGCCCCTCCGAGAGAGTTTAGTTTTCGGAAGTATAAGTaagtttcccattcatttctcccattgacgttttggaaaaatcTGTATCTGaagagttttagagcatgtcttaCGGTGGGTTTCCACACACCGAAATTCCGTGTCActcattgaggttgaatggagCCGAAATTCGCCCTGGTTGAGCGAAATGAAAGCGAATCGCCGAGGCAGGCGAAACAAAGTTGGCGAAAATTgaactttatttaaatgaggaccattcgagaaccaatcaggtccgcgtgtttgtgtttggaggcgggAGTTACCAAAAAGTTTGACCAAGACGGCGGAGACTACCTGAGCAGTAACACGAAAATTTGTATGTaattaaaatgtttctacacAGACACTGGCACTTGTATCAACAGGAATTGCGGTTGATATGccacacaaacttagtcagagcacatacTCCACTAAATATATATgttaaacactcaaactttttagctagctgacagctgtcattggattgcattgtaaacctagctagacagtgtccttctggttagggaagcttcggatctttacagttgggatgatggaatcagttagcatattgatgtaactcaatgatacttccgtaaactcattgatgtcagcagagttcgtcttgaacatctcccagtcaacgttgctaagggcgtcctgtagcctggcttccgattggtcagtccagcgcttgacctccttcgtcactggggggtccgtTCGACTTCTCTGattgtacataggcagtaggaaaacagcggcatgatctgattttctgaaagctggtagagacttcgctttgtaactgttcttgaactgtgtgtagcagtgatccagtgtgttgtcaccacgtgtagggaagtgaatgtgttgaataaattcaggcatggaccggttcagatgtacttgattgaaatcaccggccacaataagcgcagcttcagggtgcgtgtgttgtctatttaacacttcttgcaattctgaaaccgcagcatctgtgttggcttgtggaggaatgtagacagcgtTGACG from Alosa sapidissima isolate fAloSap1 chromosome 3, fAloSap1.pri, whole genome shotgun sequence carries:
- the LOC121705680 gene encoding uncharacterized protein LOC121705680 isoform X2, whose amino-acid sequence is MDGRRRKYVAPDSKYEIPSRTRRYWKRRKLVEAINMHLSKQGMYNHESSDLDSDNGSEDGHDGGGITNLDQESSDNRSEDAHDGDDITSLHTDPESEELPPNLSQTTESSIFSFEDSVDLGVFEPLWQTHQGQHCPQKSITDSESIGSGEEFPMEDSTDKSVNEESHLGVDVNERLPPVNDEPLYTGSQLTKAQSFFTYTFICFETLTYWCGPV
- the LOC121705680 gene encoding uncharacterized protein LOC121705680 isoform X3 — encoded protein: MDGRRRKYVAPDSKYEIPSRTRRYWKRRKLVEAINMHLSKQGMESSDLDSDNGSEDGHDGGGITQNLDQESSDNRSEDAHDGDDITSLHTDPESEELPPNLSQTTESSIFSFEDSVDLGVFEPLWQTHQGQHCPQKSITDSESIGSGEEFPMEDSTDKSVNEESHLGVDVNERLPPVNDEPLYTGSQLTKAQSFFTYTFICFETLTYWCGPV
- the LOC121705680 gene encoding uncharacterized protein LOC121705680 isoform X4 encodes the protein MDGRRRKYVAPDSKYEIPSRTRRYWKRRKLVEAINMHLSKQGMYNHESSDLDSDNGSEDGHDGGGITQNLDQESSDNRSEDAHDGDDITSLHTDPESEELPPNLSQTTESTLSSKIHY
- the LOC121705680 gene encoding uncharacterized protein LOC121705680 isoform X1 produces the protein MDGRRRKYVAPDSKYEIPSRTRRYWKRRKLVEAINMHLSKQGMYNHESSDLDSDNGSEDGHDGGGITQNLDQESSDNRSEDAHDGDDITSLHTDPESEELPPNLSQTTESSIFSFEDSVDLGVFEPLWQTHQGQHCPQKSITDSESIGSGEEFPMEDSTDKSVNEESHLGVDVNERLPPVNDEPLYTGSQLTKAQSFFTYTFICFETLTYWCGPV